The following is a genomic window from Balneola sp..
TTCAACAACAGTTTCTCCAGTATCTATTTTGTACCAGCTTCCTGTTGACTGTATGACTCTACCTTTTTGCATGGGCTGAAAATAAGGCAAAGAAAAGCAGGAATTAAATCCTATTCTGCTATATTCAGCAAAAAATCGGGTTTTATGAAACGGATTATTTCTTCAATCATTTTCACTTTATTGCTAACAGGAACAGGGATACTTGCTCAAACAGAGGTAGATGAACTTTGGAAGGAAGTTTCGAGGACGGTAGCAGAAGGGGATTTTGAAGGGTATAGTGCTACTTTTCACACAGATGCCATTCTTGTGAATGGTATTTCAAAAAAAAGCTACCCGATCTCCAATGCATTAAATGGCTGGAAACAAGGTTTTGATGATACAAAAGCTGGAAAAATGACGGCCAGTGTAGAGTTTCGATTTTCAGAAAGATTGATTGGTTCTGTCACAGCTCATGAAACCGGGATTTTTAAATACTCATCTCAACAGGAGGGAGGTGAAGCTCAAACAGTTTACATCCATTTCGAATCCCTTAGCTCCAGAACATCGGGCACTTGGAAAATGATGATGGAATACCAGGTTAAGATAGCTACAGAAGAGGAGTGGGCTGAGTTGGAGTGATCATAGCCTGACTTTTTAAACTATTAATTACAGTTTTATTTATCGCTTAAATAGTTAAGTAATTCCTTAGTAAATCGTCTAGCCCCTAGTTCGTTTAAGTGATCGGAATTCAGAAATAATGAATCCTCATACATTGCTGTGGTTTGATCAAAAACAATATGTTTTTTGCTGTATCTCTCGGCTAAAGCATTAAAGCGTTGCATAGCAGCTGGAGGAATATTTTCCAGGTAATTTATGTGAACCGGATTGCTAACTAATACGATTTCAATATTCTTTGAGACACATAACTCTATAATTAAGTCTAAATAGTTAATAGACGTTTCGGAGATTCCTAATTCAATTCCATCATAGTAATAATGCCGTTCAATGGTAGCTTCCCAATCAGAAATGATATTCGTTTTGTTATTGGTATAGCCTCCTATATAATTGACATGGTTTTTCTTGGGATAAAATGCGGTTTGCTTCCATACAACCTTATAGAATGCTTTGTAGTCTACAGGAATTGTATTCGAAATCTGGTCAAATTCACTTATCGAATAACTTCGTCGGAACATCTCATCAGACCATCTCTCGTTTGAAAATTTCAAGTCATTGAATCCGGAAATGTTGTGAGGGGCAAAGCCTAGAATTAAAGTATCAGGAGTAAACGAATTGAAAATCTTTTTAAGCTTCCAATAGGTCAGAACATAAGGTTCTGCTGTTTGAGAGATATTTATTGAACTATTAAAATACTCCGGGTTTAGGCTTCTTTGAGTATGTGAATCTCCTACGATTAGTACAGAAACATTTTCAACAGGAACAGGCTGATTGCTATGGAGATACCAATTGGCGGCAATATTTATTCCAAAATATAGCACCGGGAATAAAGTAAAGATGGCAAGCTTTCTAAGAAATTTCCGCATGTATTAAAATTGAAAATAAATGAATTCTTGTTCTTTGCCGCCAAACCAAAATATTGCGAGTATTAGCGCATAATACATTCCATATCGTAGAGGCCTTTTCCATGATAAGCCTAAATTAGATATCGCATATTGCCCATCTCTTCCCAGCCATTCTATTAAAATGAAAATCGAAAGTAGTAGAATAATAGTCTTGTACTTTAAATAAGTCCCT
Proteins encoded in this region:
- a CDS encoding DUF4440 domain-containing protein; this encodes MKRIISSIIFTLLLTGTGILAQTEVDELWKEVSRTVAEGDFEGYSATFHTDAILVNGISKKSYPISNALNGWKQGFDDTKAGKMTASVEFRFSERLIGSVTAHETGIFKYSSQQEGGEAQTVYIHFESLSSRTSGTWKMMMEYQVKIATEEEWAELE